One Sulfitobacter sp. M39 genomic window, ACTTCATGAACCCAGTGCCCGTGATGCAACTGGTGGAGCTGATCCGCGGGATTGCGACGGATAAGGAAACCTTCGAAGCCTGCCGCGGCGTCGTTGATAAACTGGGCAAAACTGCGGCCTCTGCCGAAGACTTCCCGGCATTTATCGTAAATCGTATCCTGATGCCGATGATCAACGAGGCTGTCTATACACTCTATGAAGGTGTGGGCTCTGTCGAATCTATCGATAGTTCACTCAAGCTGGGGGCCAACCACCCGATGGGTCCGCTGGAGCTTGCAGATTTCATCGGTCTAGACACCTGCCTGGCGATTATGAACGTGTTGCATGACGGGCTGGCCGATACGAAATATCGTCCCTGCCCGCTGCTGACAAAATATGTCGAAGCGGGATGGCTGGGGCGTAAATCTCAGCGGGGTTTCTATGACTATCGCGGCGATGTGCCTGTTCCCACGCGATAAATCTGCGGCAAGAAGCGGGGGCCAGCCCCCGCGCCCCCGGGATTTATCCCATTTGGAAGATAGCGTTAATCTTTAAGCGCTAGTGTATGCGCCCGTAGCCACGCCATGAAACCGCGCGGATCGTCCGCATGGGCGGCCATCTGCTCTGGCGAAAGCGGTGCGCCCACAATCGGGCCCTGCGGCTTGTCGCATGCGTGCACAATCTCGTGAAGCAGAAGCCCCTGCCGCAGGATGGGCGAGATTTTATTCGCAATTTGATAGGCTCTGCTATTTTGGCCAGG contains:
- a CDS encoding 3-hydroxybutyryl-CoA dehydrogenase yields the protein MDIQTIGIVGAGQMGNGIAHVMALAGYDVLLNDVSAEALQKAVDTITGNLDRQVGRGKVTEADRDATLKRIVTTQTLAELGQSDLVIEAATERETVKQAIFEDLIPHLKPSTILTSNTSSISITRLASRTDRPEKFMGFHFMNPVPVMQLVELIRGIATDKETFEACRGVVDKLGKTAASAEDFPAFIVNRILMPMINEAVYTLYEGVGSVESIDSSLKLGANHPMGPLELADFIGLDTCLAIMNVLHDGLADTKYRPCPLLTKYVEAGWLGRKSQRGFYDYRGDVPVPTR